The Chthoniobacterales bacterium nucleotide sequence CCAGTTCCGCGTCGGTGGCGGCGTCCGGTCCGCCATTAGATACCTGGATCGTGTAGGTCACATTCGAGTTTTGAAGAGCCTGTAGGTTACCAGTCTTCTTCACGCTGAGATCGGCGTGGGGGGTGGGGATGAGAGTTACGGCAGTCGCGGTATTGTTTTCTTCATTCGGATCTTCAGTCGCCGAGCTGACGGTCGCGACATTCGTGATGAAAGTTCCCGGCGCTGTCCCCGGATCAATGTTCACCACGAGAGTAAAAGTGTCGTCGCCCCCGGCAGAAAAGTCCTTGTTCGAACAGGTGACGCTCCCTGTTTCGCCAGGCATCGGGGTACTGCAGCCCCAGGCAATGGGGGAACTGAGCGAGACGAAGGTGGTATTGGCCGGTAGCTGGTCGAACAACTGGGGGGCGACGGCGGTGTTCGGACCGTTATTGATAAAGTGAATCGTATAACTGATGTTCGAACCTGCGGTCGCTGTCGCCGGCCCATCCTTGGTTACCGACAAATCCGCCTGCTGAGGATTGCCCGCTCGCAGGCCGGTGATCGAAAAGATGAGGATAAGAGCTGCAATGAGGGAAAAATGGGGTCGGGTTTTCATTTTGATTTTTAGCCGCAAATCGGCATGAAACCATCTGGCGATTCCCGGGATTGTCGAGGAGAAGTTCTCGCCCGTTGTAGCGGAGGCTGTCATCAGCCGCAGACTTTGCGCCCTCGTGCGCGTGGTGACACGCGCCTCTACACCTACGCCGTCAGGACGAGCGCACCGCAGCGCCAGCAGGTGAACCACTCCCAGCCTGGCTCCACGACGTTGGAGGTGCCGTCGTTCCAGCAGGTGTAGGTCATCCTCTTCGAGCGCGGCCCGGCCTCGGATTGAGGTCCGCCGTCTTTTGCACCCGGCCCCCCCGGTCTTTCTGGTTTCTTGCCTGTCGTGTCGCCCATAAATTTTTCCTTCCCTGGCCTCGCAGCTTGCCCTGCAAACCGCGAAGGCAAGGAAGCGCAGGGCATTGAACCCTGCTCTTCCGCTACCTAACCTAAATTGCTTAGGTGTAATTGAGCGCGCCGCAACGCCAGCACGTGAACCACTTCCAGCTTGGATCGATGTAGTTCCCGGCGCCGTCATTGAAGCATGTGTAAAGCAGCTGTCGCGAACGACCGCCCGCTTCACCGGCATCCGCGCCTTTTTCCGCTCCGCCGCCGCCCTGATCATCGGGTTTCTTACCAGCTTTTTCGTCAGCCATAACTAATTTACCTTTCTTTCTGTTGTTGTTTTCGACTCGCCATCACATCACTCGATGCAGCGGCAAATTTTCTGTTTTCTCTCGTGGCGCTTCAAGACCTTTTCGCCCCGCTTGTCGCACCAACTCTCTTAAGACTGATAGGCTCGCTCCTCTTGCAAATATTTTGATCCTCGGCTCAACCGGGCCGGGCTTTCCCGGACAGGCCCGCGCCCGACATTTGCGGCGGCGGCATCGAAGTGTGGGAATCGTCGCCCGCCGGTTTTGCGTCTTCCGCGTGATAAAGTTCCGCGAACAATCCTCCGCGTTGCAGGAGCTCCTGCGCTGTCCCCTGCTCGGAAATCTTCCCGTTATCCAGCACGACGAAGTAATCGCAAAACGGCATCAGCCACCGCAGATCGTGATCGACCACCATCACGGTGTGGCCCTTGAGCGCGTTCTTGATGATCTCGAGCATGGAAAATTTTTCGACGTTATCCATCCCGACCGTCGGCTCGTCGAGAAAGAGGATCGATGGATTGCGCAGCAGGCAACGCGTCAACGCGAGCAGCTTCTTCTGGCCGCCCGAAAGGCGCCGCGCCCCCGCGAATTCCTGGTCGAGCGGGTTTCCCTGCACGCCGGCCTGCAAAATCTTCCAGACGCCGGTCTTCTCGCAGATCGCGCGGATCTCTTCGTCCGTCGCGTTCATCTTCGCCATCTGCATGTTGGCCCGCAGCGTGTCGTAAAAGAACGCCGGGAACTGCGACATCATCGCGATGTGGTTATAGAGATTGTCGGACGCGTAATCGCCGACCGGTCGGCCGCCCAGGATGATCTGTCCCTGCTGCGGATCATAAAAGCGAAGCGCCAGCTTGAAGAACGTGGTCTTCCCCTGCCCCATTCGCGCCACAAACCCGGTAATTTTTCCGGGCGGAACCTCGAAGGTAATGTCGTCGAAGATCTTTCGGCCCGTGGGCGTGTAGGCGAACGTCACGTTCTTCGCCGCGAGGGTCGGTTGCACGTGCTCCACTTTCAGGGTGCCGGATTTTTCGTCGCGCCGGGCCCGAGATTCCATCATTTTATTGACTGTATCGATGGCCGGCCACGCATTTCCCGCCATCAAAATGTAAGCCGAAAGCCCCTGGATCGGCGTCATCAGCGATGGCGTGAGAAGAAAGATGGCCACGACGTTGCCCGCTGCCTTCGGATCGCCCGAGACGTAGGCAAAATAAACGCCGAACGCCAGCATCGCGACCTCGACGATCCAACTGGGCCCGCCGCTCACCAGGCTCATGTATTCCATCGTCACCGTACTCTTGAGGCGTGACACCAGGAGGGAATCGAGCTGCTTGTCGTATTTCTTCGTGAACATCGGCTCGGCTTCCATCGCCTGGATTTCCTCCGGCGATTGCATCGCTCCCGTCGCGAGGCTATTGAGCGCCACCATTTTTTCCTGAAGATCGCGCGAAACATCGCGCAC carries:
- a CDS encoding ABC transporter ATP-binding protein, producing MQGKPPPNQAAAQSSPGTTPPPSQSMLPSDAGAESSGLRGIAPPPGADGKPRGRGGSGSQLSDVRWGMIFKMGWRLMSFFKVLVIGYALVTLGQNVVTLYSSQLVGEVTNAIRGTARGPETAEHAPAPAPVPPPVTQNSLSHAPPPPEEPASPIRLVILWSVIALVALVIRLPLRALATKLDLAMSNKLRSQLFGRLLRQSPEFYHKHETGELNAVVNQFAVEATMTLRQVGLDVFLQGITLAFNVGLLIYNFNMDPAPTLFGWTIPPWLVPVAVTLFAFISPWMTGRMANKVRDVSRDLQEKMVALNSLATGAMQSPEEIQAMEAEPMFTKKYDKQLDSLLVSRLKSTVTMEYMSLVSGGPSWIVEVAMLAFGVYFAYVSGDPKAAGNVVAIFLLTPSLMTPIQGLSAYILMAGNAWPAIDTVNKMMESRARRDEKSGTLKVEHVQPTLAAKNVTFAYTPTGRKIFDDITFEVPPGKITGFVARMGQGKTTFFKLALRFYDPQQGQIILGGRPVGDYASDNLYNHIAMMSQFPAFFYDTLRANMQMAKMNATDEEIRAICEKTGVWKILQAGVQGNPLDQEFAGARRLSGGQKKLLALTRCLLRNPSILFLDEPTVGMDNVEKFSMLEIIKNALKGHTVMVVDHDLRWLMPFCDYFVVLDNGKISEQGTAQELLQRGGLFAELYHAEDAKPAGDDSHTSMPPPQMSGAGLSGKARPG